From the genome of Streptomyces sp. NBC_01341, one region includes:
- a CDS encoding YbaB/EbfC family nucleoid-associated protein, with protein MDLDDDGLGLRKLLDSTLQLQEDLARAQEELRSLRAEGTAGGGAVKATLDGKGALAGLVISPAVADPGNARGLADLVVSAVRDAQQALADRHEERLLPALDSLRTELRDISG; from the coding sequence ATGGATCTTGACGACGACGGCCTCGGCCTCCGGAAACTGCTCGACAGCACCCTGCAGCTCCAGGAGGACCTGGCCCGCGCCCAGGAGGAGCTGCGCTCGCTGAGGGCGGAGGGGACCGCGGGCGGCGGTGCGGTCAAGGCGACGCTCGACGGCAAGGGTGCGCTGGCGGGTCTGGTGATCTCACCGGCCGTGGCCGACCCGGGCAATGCCCGGGGTCTTGCCGACCTCGTCGTCTCCGCCGTCCGGGACGCCCAGCAGGCGCTGGCCGACCGTCATGAGGAGCGGCTCCTTCCGGCTCTCGACTCCCTCCGGACGGAGCTGCGGGACATCTCCGGCTGA
- a CDS encoding RICIN domain-containing protein, with protein sequence MPPQPKPKDPALLDGASSRFADAFTRRTTQLRGGGNPGPKPWTWAAGAAALTACVILIVFAVAKLPSGDSKKDEASASVSPTAAGSSPSVAPRGSTPTAGQFGGVQATGPGAVPPGSAKLIAGTAGGAGAAGKSRTSAGSAALSTPGGSGASGGSGGQAPAAPAAGTGSGSQSGGTTGGSGQSTGSSPKAKTVTYSGVSVSSHDSGRCIAATGAASGTARDGTRLEIWDCGGGSWQKIDFRSDGTARMFGLCMDLAGANQGNGTPIQLATCNGGWAQKFKLNGSHDLVNTAIGKCVDVTDENTSNGTKLQLWDCSGTDNQKWTKR encoded by the coding sequence GTGCCGCCCCAACCAAAGCCGAAGGATCCGGCGCTGCTGGACGGAGCATCGTCACGGTTCGCGGACGCGTTCACTCGGCGCACCACGCAGCTGCGCGGAGGTGGTAATCCTGGCCCGAAACCGTGGACGTGGGCTGCCGGTGCGGCCGCGCTGACGGCCTGCGTGATCCTGATCGTATTCGCGGTTGCCAAGCTCCCCTCCGGTGACAGCAAGAAGGACGAGGCCTCGGCCTCCGTCTCGCCGACTGCTGCCGGTTCCTCCCCGTCCGTCGCCCCGCGCGGCTCCACACCCACAGCGGGCCAGTTCGGCGGTGTCCAGGCCACCGGGCCCGGTGCCGTACCTCCGGGAAGTGCGAAGCTGATCGCGGGAACGGCGGGTGGTGCGGGTGCGGCAGGCAAGTCCCGCACGTCTGCCGGCTCCGCCGCACTCAGCACTCCCGGCGGTTCCGGCGCGTCAGGCGGATCGGGCGGCCAGGCTCCGGCTGCTCCTGCCGCCGGCACGGGGTCCGGCTCCCAGTCCGGCGGTACGACCGGCGGATCCGGGCAGTCGACGGGCAGCTCTCCGAAGGCGAAGACCGTCACCTACTCCGGTGTTTCCGTCTCCAGCCACGACAGCGGTCGCTGCATCGCTGCCACCGGGGCTGCCAGTGGTACGGCCCGCGACGGTACCCGGCTGGAGATCTGGGACTGCGGTGGCGGGTCATGGCAGAAGATCGACTTCCGTTCCGACGGCACCGCCAGGATGTTCGGGCTGTGCATGGACCTGGCCGGCGCGAACCAGGGCAACGGGACTCCCATTCAGCTCGCCACGTGCAATGGCGGCTGGGCCCAGAAGTTCAAGCTCAACGGCTCGCACGACCTGGTGAACACAGCGATCGGCAAGTGCGTCGACGTCACCGACGAGAACACCTCCAACGGAACCAAGCTCCAGCTGTGGGACTGTTCCGGCACCGACAACCAGAAGTGGACCAAGCGCTGA
- a CDS encoding VOC family protein: MALHRLTDITLGVPNVEETVEYYTAFGLIPEPSDNENEHWFGTVDGGRRQLRIVHAPIRRLLALGVGADDRDDLGRIESSLRRSDTAVTVEGDQLRTREPVTGLTVNVTVAPHIEQQSTPAGPFNTPGTIGRPNARAASLLRSGPVRPRKLGHISLGSTDVATTQRFFTEDIGFKVSDEVKDFGAFMRCSSDHHNLAVQAAPVPFMHHSSWEVDDVDEIGRGAESLLADHPERHTWGLGRHWVGANYFYYFRDPAGNLSEYYSDMDQITDDELWNPGVFDLQAGNFWGPPLPPSMIEPEDLAELMAGLH; the protein is encoded by the coding sequence ATGGCTTTGCACCGCCTCACCGACATCACCCTCGGGGTGCCGAACGTCGAAGAAACCGTCGAGTACTACACGGCGTTCGGGCTCATCCCCGAGCCGTCGGACAACGAGAACGAGCACTGGTTCGGCACCGTTGACGGTGGCCGGCGTCAGCTGCGAATCGTCCATGCGCCGATCCGGCGACTGCTGGCGCTCGGAGTCGGCGCCGATGACCGTGACGACCTCGGCCGCATAGAGAGCTCGCTCCGGCGGAGCGACACCGCCGTCACCGTCGAGGGCGATCAGCTGCGAACCAGGGAGCCGGTCACGGGGCTCACCGTCAACGTGACCGTCGCACCGCACATCGAGCAGCAGTCCACGCCTGCGGGACCGTTCAACACGCCGGGCACCATCGGGCGGCCCAACGCCCGTGCGGCTTCCCTCCTGAGGTCGGGCCCGGTGCGACCGAGGAAGCTCGGGCACATCTCCCTGGGGTCGACGGACGTCGCGACCACGCAGCGGTTCTTCACGGAGGACATCGGCTTCAAGGTGAGCGACGAGGTCAAGGACTTCGGAGCCTTCATGCGTTGCTCCTCCGATCACCACAACCTGGCCGTCCAGGCGGCTCCTGTGCCCTTCATGCACCACAGTTCGTGGGAGGTCGACGACGTCGACGAGATCGGTCGCGGAGCCGAGTCCCTGCTTGCGGACCACCCGGAGCGGCACACCTGGGGCCTCGGCCGCCACTGGGTGGGGGCGAACTACTTCTACTACTTCCGTGATCCGGCCGGAAACCTCAGCGAGTACTACTCCGACATGGACCAGATCACCGACGACGAACTCTGGAATCCCGGCGTCTTCGACCTTCAGGCGGGCAACTTCTGGGGTCCGCCGCTCCCGCCGTCGATGATCGAGCCCGAGGACCTTGCCGAACTGATGGCCGGACTTCACTGA
- a CDS encoding arylamine N-acetyltransferase family protein, with product MTDSRIDDRPGPDKADAGSASELHIDQDRVAAYLERIGAARPAQPDAEHLRELQYRHVHTVPFENLSVHLGEQITLDPRSLVDKITVGRRGGICYESNGAFAALLTSLGYRVSLLSARVFIGDGFGPPFDHLALRVDAPQPWLVDVGFGRQIEFPLRLDDRGEQHGPGGVFRIEDTPDGDLDVFRDGALQYRVETRPRALPEFATACLWHSTSPQAHFTQSLICSLPTESGRITLSGRTLLITDAEGQKQVDLSDESAVAAYHEHFGITLDRVPELISLRQNHQE from the coding sequence GTGACCGATTCACGGATCGACGACCGGCCCGGGCCGGACAAGGCCGACGCCGGCTCCGCGAGCGAACTGCACATCGACCAGGACCGCGTCGCCGCCTACCTCGAACGCATCGGCGCCGCTCGCCCGGCACAGCCGGACGCCGAGCATCTGCGCGAGTTGCAGTACCGCCACGTGCACACGGTGCCGTTCGAGAACCTGAGCGTGCACCTCGGCGAGCAGATCACTCTCGACCCGCGATCCCTGGTGGACAAGATCACCGTGGGGCGGCGCGGCGGAATCTGCTACGAGTCGAACGGCGCCTTCGCGGCGCTGCTGACCAGCCTGGGCTACCGCGTCAGCCTGCTCTCCGCACGTGTCTTCATAGGCGATGGCTTCGGACCGCCTTTCGACCACCTCGCCCTGCGTGTGGACGCCCCCCAGCCCTGGCTCGTGGACGTGGGCTTCGGGCGCCAGATCGAGTTCCCGCTGCGCCTGGACGACCGGGGAGAGCAGCACGGACCCGGCGGCGTCTTCCGTATCGAGGACACGCCCGACGGCGATCTGGATGTGTTCCGGGACGGCGCACTGCAATACCGCGTCGAAACCCGCCCCCGCGCACTCCCGGAGTTCGCGACGGCCTGCTTGTGGCACTCGACCTCGCCCCAAGCGCACTTCACCCAGTCGCTGATCTGCTCCCTGCCCACCGAGTCCGGCCGCATCACCCTGAGCGGACGGACACTGCTGATCACGGACGCCGAGGGACAGAAGCAGGTGGACCTGTCGGACGAGTCCGCCGTAGCGGCGTACCACGAGCACTTCGGCATCACTCTTGACCGCGTCCCGGAGCTGATCTCGTTGCGACAGAACCATCAGGAATAG